A single Vigna radiata var. radiata cultivar VC1973A chromosome 8, Vradiata_ver6, whole genome shotgun sequence DNA region contains:
- the LOC106770014 gene encoding uncharacterized protein LOC106770014 encodes MPPGFEETTWIVHFVSISIKQSIIWMNKASKIWNDLKNIFSQGSLSRISSLQLEIATLHQSDLSISEYFTKLRILWDEIENFRLEPPCTCKPDCGCGVLTVFKQKRQEDQVMQFLRGLSDRFNNVTSHMLLLDPIPDITKVFSLVTQQERQLSSGNLIAATKTQDSGTATSYTIFTSSTVYNYCGKNDHIEAVWYRKNGFPNQDKGFKNAPTGRKHCTHCNKSGHTVDVCYKKHGYPLGHKFYHKSTQINHTSTQEENGNVKDTNFNGVDHIRLTPEQFQVLVELFKGHNLKGTSTSAQVHHVGSASANQPPLGNICLTLTFNYPKNNWILDSGATNHIRISLRNFLSYKKIKPIQIVLPNGTIVYSEYSGTLILHNKIHLLNVLYVPQILL; translated from the coding sequence ATGCCGCCTGGATTCGAGGAAACAACATGGATCGTTCATTTTGTATCCATCTCCATCAAACAAAGCATCATATGGATGAATAAAGCCTCAAAGATCTGGAATGACCTAAAGAACATATTTTCTCAAGGAAGCCTCTCTCGCATTTCTAGCCTTCAACTTGAAATTGCCACTCTTCATCAAAGTGATCTTTCCATTTCTGAGTATTTCACCAAATTGCGTATTCTCTGGGACGAGATAGAAAATTTCCGCCTAGAACCTCCTTGCACCTGTAAACCCGATTGTGGTTGTGGAGTTCTGACTGTCTTCAAACAAAAAAGACAAGAAGACCAAGTCATGCAATTTTTACGGGGATTAAGCGACCGATTTAATAATGTTACATCACATATGCTTCTACTGGACCCTATTCCGGACATCACCAAGGTCTTTTCACTGGTGACACAACAAGAAAGGCAGTTGTCTAGTGGAAATTTAATTGCTGCCACAAAGACTCAAGACAGTGGAACTGCCACTTCCTACACCATTTTCACCTCCTCCACTGTTTACAATTATTGTGGAAAGAATGATCACATTGAAGCAGTTTGGTATCGCAAGAATGGCTTCCCTAATCAAGACAAAGGCTTCAAAAATGCACCGACTGGCAGAAAGCATTGCACTCATTGCAACAAAAGTGGTCACACTGTGGATGTTTGCTATAAAAAGCATGGTTATCCTCTAGGACATAAGTTCTATCACAAGTCTACCCAGATTAATCACACTTCTACCCAAGAAGAAAATGGGAATGTCAAGGATACCAACTTTAATGGTGTTGATCACATACGTCTCACACCAGAACAATTTCAAGTTCTTGTAGAGCTCTTCAAAGGCCACAATTTGAAAGGTACTTCCACTTCTGCTCAAGTTCACCACGTTGGATCTGCTTCGGCAAATCAACCTCCTTTAGGTAATATATGCCTTACTCTTACTTTCAATTATCCTAAAAACAATTGGATCCTTGATTCTGGAGCAACTAACCACATACGTATTTCTCTACGAaactttttatcttataaaaaaatcaagccTATTCAAATTGTTTTACCTAATGGTACTATTGTTTACTCTGAATATTCCGGTACTCTTATTCTTCACAACAAGATACACCTCTTAAATGTCCTTTATGTTCCACAAATTCTCCTTTAA